One Hugenholtzia roseola DSM 9546 genomic window carries:
- the recR gene encoding recombination mediator RecR, whose translation MNYPSKLIETAVNEISRLPSIGRKSALRLALHLLKQDPMEVRRLTQAIEDLVEKTQYCTQCHAISDTPICQVCSSPKRDRSVICVVESISDLMAIENTAQYNGLYHILGGVISPIEGVDAADLNIQSLVERAAQPETQEIILALNASMEGETTAFYLTKLLKEKQVRISTIARGVPIGGELEYTDEITLARSIAKRIRYE comes from the coding sequence ATGAACTACCCTTCGAAATTGATAGAAACCGCAGTGAACGAAATTTCGCGCCTTCCCAGCATAGGCAGAAAGAGTGCCTTGCGTTTGGCTCTGCACTTACTCAAACAAGACCCTATGGAGGTCAGACGCTTGACACAGGCGATAGAAGATTTGGTAGAAAAGACGCAATATTGTACCCAATGCCATGCCATTTCGGATACGCCAATTTGTCAGGTTTGCAGCAGTCCCAAACGCGATAGAAGCGTAATTTGTGTGGTGGAAAGCATTTCCGACTTAATGGCGATAGAAAATACTGCCCAATACAATGGACTTTATCACATCTTAGGAGGCGTAATTTCCCCCATCGAAGGGGTAGATGCTGCCGATTTAAACATTCAAAGTTTGGTAGAACGCGCTGCACAGCCCGAAACACAGGAAATTATTTTGGCTCTGAACGCCTCTATGGAAGGCGAAACGACGGCTTTTTATCTGACCAAATTGCTCAAAGAAAAGCAGGTGCGCATTAGCACCATTGCACGTGGCGTACCCATTGGGGGCGAATTGGAATATACAGACGAGATTACTTTGGCGCGAAGCATTGCCAAACGGATACGGTATGAATAG
- a CDS encoding acyl-CoA dehydrogenase family protein: protein MAVVLENPTHISPRNVQDAFESPDFYQIDDLLTEEQKLVRQSTREFIKKEVSPIIEECADKNIFPKWLVPKFGELGAFGPSIPEEYGGGGLDYISYGLMMQEVERGDSGMRSMTSVQSSLVMYPIYKFGNEEQRKKYLPKLATGELLGCFGLTEPNFGSNPSGMLTNIKDMGDYYLLNGAKMWITNSPEADLAVVWAKDESGRIKGLIVERGMAGFSTPTIHNKWSLRASITGELVFDNVKVPKANVLPNKDGLGAPMMCLDSARYGISWGAIGAAMDCYDTARRYAMERIQFDKPIASFQLIQKKLAEMLTAITQAQLLSWRLGTLMNEGKATTAQISMAKRNNIEIAMNIAREARQILGGMGITGEYSIMRHMMNLESVVTYEGTHDIHLLILGKEITGIPAFS, encoded by the coding sequence ATGGCAGTTGTATTAGAGAATCCCACCCACATTAGTCCTCGCAACGTACAAGATGCTTTCGAATCGCCCGATTTTTATCAAATAGACGACCTTCTGACCGAAGAGCAAAAATTAGTACGCCAATCTACGCGCGAGTTCATCAAAAAAGAAGTTTCGCCTATCATAGAAGAATGTGCCGACAAGAATATTTTTCCCAAGTGGTTAGTGCCTAAATTTGGCGAATTGGGCGCGTTTGGTCCCTCTATTCCCGAAGAATACGGCGGCGGCGGCTTAGACTACATTTCTTACGGTCTGATGATGCAAGAAGTAGAGCGCGGCGATTCGGGCATGCGTTCCATGACTTCGGTACAATCTTCTTTGGTAATGTACCCTATCTATAAATTTGGCAACGAGGAGCAGCGCAAAAAATACCTGCCCAAACTTGCCACAGGCGAACTTTTGGGCTGTTTCGGACTTACCGAACCCAATTTTGGCTCAAACCCTTCGGGCATGCTCACCAATATCAAGGACATGGGCGACTACTATTTGCTCAACGGTGCTAAGATGTGGATAACCAACTCACCCGAAGCCGACCTTGCCGTTGTATGGGCAAAAGACGAAAGCGGACGCATCAAAGGGCTAATTGTAGAGCGCGGCATGGCAGGTTTTTCTACGCCTACGATTCACAACAAGTGGTCTTTGCGTGCCAGCATCACAGGCGAATTGGTTTTCGATAACGTCAAAGTTCCCAAAGCCAACGTACTGCCTAATAAAGACGGTTTAGGCGCACCGATGATGTGCTTAGATTCAGCCCGTTATGGCATCTCTTGGGGTGCGATTGGGGCGGCTATGGATTGTTATGATACGGCACGCCGCTATGCAATGGAGCGTATTCAGTTTGACAAACCTATCGCGAGTTTCCAACTTATCCAAAAGAAATTAGCCGAAATGCTTACCGCCATTACACAAGCCCAACTTCTTAGCTGGCGCTTGGGTACGCTCATGAACGAAGGAAAAGCCACAACTGCCCAAATTTCGATGGCAAAACGCAACAACATCGAAATTGCGATGAACATTGCACGCGAAGCACGCCAAATTTTGGGCGGCATGGGCATCACAGGCGAGTATTCTATCATGCGCCACATGATGAACTTGGAATCAGTCGTTACCTACGAAGGCACACACGACATCCACTTGCTCATCTTGGGTAAAGAAATTACGGGTATTCCTGCTTTTTCATAA
- a CDS encoding peptidoglycan-binding domain-containing protein: protein MGALQLGDKGRAVVKLQKILNELGYDLPTDGVFSQALLEAVRDFQTNKEIEPDGIVDRQTKITMKRLRRKMRRAKRRGESVAPLQTTHSEPDLIPEPEDDDDEFDAGLVTEEKPLDASEEKKVETAVAEKKITSLSEAQGQYQALVKAGASAAALGAFRKRAILEVYGNAPTVAQINQLKELVYGQAWLKPEGEDLYLYYITDSPNYFKGGVMRKGIYYGYTATRLNDDTFDIKIYRVFNNQSNLVMNTRAKATLVADKAQISLPRGVRESYKWNISSSEILSVSLTKGATQVSLAPSNMLKTQADAQHGVKNHTHTEEADFSLKNALKTALKAFIAEYGNLLK, encoded by the coding sequence ATGGGAGCATTACAGTTAGGCGACAAAGGACGCGCCGTAGTGAAATTGCAAAAAATCCTCAACGAATTAGGATACGATTTGCCCACAGATGGTGTTTTTAGCCAAGCCCTTTTAGAGGCAGTGCGCGATTTTCAGACCAACAAAGAAATCGAGCCTGACGGCATTGTGGATAGACAGACCAAAATCACGATGAAACGCCTGCGCCGAAAGATGCGGCGTGCCAAAAGGCGTGGCGAAAGCGTTGCGCCTTTACAAACGACTCATTCCGAACCCGATTTGATACCCGAACCCGAAGACGACGACGACGAATTTGATGCAGGCTTGGTAACGGAGGAAAAGCCCTTAGATGCCAGCGAGGAGAAAAAAGTAGAAACGGCAGTGGCAGAAAAGAAAATCACCTCTCTTTCCGAAGCGCAGGGGCAGTATCAAGCCTTAGTAAAGGCAGGGGCAAGTGCCGCAGCGTTGGGAGCTTTTCGCAAGCGAGCTATTTTGGAAGTGTATGGCAATGCGCCGACGGTGGCACAAATCAACCAGCTGAAAGAGTTGGTCTATGGGCAGGCTTGGCTCAAACCCGAAGGCGAGGATTTATACTTATATTATATCACCGATAGCCCCAACTATTTCAAAGGTGGCGTTATGCGCAAGGGCATTTATTACGGCTACACCGCAACACGCCTCAATGACGATACTTTTGATATTAAAATTTATCGCGTCTTCAATAATCAATCTAATTTGGTGATGAACACACGCGCCAAAGCAACCCTTGTCGCCGACAAAGCCCAAATTTCACTCCCGCGTGGCGTGCGCGAAAGCTACAAGTGGAACATTTCGAGCAGCGAAATCCTTAGTGTGAGCCTAACCAAAGGCGCGACGCAGGTGAGCCTTGCCCCCTCGAATATGCTCAAAACGCAGGCAGATGCCCAACATGGCGTAAAGAATCATACCCACACCGAAGAGGCAGACTTTTCGCTCAAAAATGCCCTCAAAACGGCACTCAAAGCCTTTATCGCTGAATATGGGAATTTGTTGAAATAA
- a CDS encoding TetR/AcrR family transcriptional regulator — MKNKGNTKQFIKDQARLLFNEKGFEGVSFREVAKFMGIRFGNLTYHFPTKDSLILALFQDLILEQKEILAAIQKKGVAISLPALLAAPLYTFDISIKYIFLFKEYAQIIRTYPAIAQYLNESHQKRKESYLPFFQILQKEGIIENNFSAAHLENLMEISGMVRTFFFIALPIQALQSPHLEKTRESYLNTVNQVLFPYLTPKGRSDFEAFNVQTFEAQRQETTTF; from the coding sequence ATGAAAAACAAAGGAAATACAAAACAGTTTATCAAAGACCAAGCGCGTCTTTTGTTCAATGAAAAGGGCTTTGAGGGCGTTTCCTTTCGCGAAGTAGCCAAATTTATGGGCATCAGGTTTGGCAATCTGACCTACCACTTCCCCACAAAGGATAGCCTTATTTTGGCTCTTTTTCAAGACCTTATCCTCGAACAGAAAGAAATTTTAGCCGCTATCCAAAAGAAAGGAGTCGCCATTTCGCTTCCTGCCTTACTTGCCGCTCCGCTTTATACTTTTGATATTTCTATCAAATATATTTTTCTATTTAAAGAATATGCACAAATCATTCGTACTTATCCTGCCATTGCCCAATATCTGAACGAAAGCCATCAGAAAAGAAAAGAAAGCTACCTGCCCTTTTTCCAAATTTTACAAAAAGAAGGAATCATAGAAAACAATTTTAGCGCAGCCCATCTGGAAAATCTAATGGAAATAAGTGGCATGGTGCGGACATTTTTTTTTATCGCCCTGCCTATCCAAGCCCTGCAAAGTCCGCACCTCGAAAAAACGCGCGAAAGCTATCTAAACACTGTCAATCAGGTGCTTTTTCCCTATCTGACCCCAAAAGGAAGAAGCGATTTTGAGGCTTTCAACGTTCAAACCTTCGAAGCACAAAGACAAGAAACGACTACTTTTTGA
- the guaB gene encoding IMP dehydrogenase: MSSFISAPNVALEGTQEPFASTAHQQAAYQEKFLFQALTYDDVLLVPAYSEVLPRDTQTQTPLTRKITLNVPIVSAAMDTVTEAEMAIAIAQEGGIGFIHKNMSIERQAEQVRKVKRSESGMILDPITLQPHQTLKEANALMQEFKIGGIPVVDAEGILVGILTNRDLRFQKDMSVAVSEIMTRQDLITAPEGVDLALAEDILQKYKIEKLPIVNAHYKLVGLITYKDILKRRDRPNACKDSFGRLRVGAAIGVTADTMQRVEALVKAGVDVVTLDTAHGHSKGVIEMLKKIKGKFPELQVVVGNIATGEAAKALAEAGADAVKVGVGPGSICTTRVVAGIGMPQLSAVFEAAQALKGTGVPVIADGGIRFSGDLVKAIAAGASSIMIGSLLAGTDEAPGEMIIYEGRKFKYYRGMGSLEAMEDGSKDRYFQDTEDDIKKLVPEGITGRVPYKGKSYEVLYQLVGGLRAGMGYCGAADIAALQKAKFVVITAAGVRESHPHDVVITREAPNYSR, translated from the coding sequence ATGTCCTCATTTATCTCTGCGCCTAATGTAGCCCTCGAAGGCACACAAGAGCCTTTCGCTTCCACTGCCCATCAGCAAGCCGCTTATCAGGAGAAATTTCTTTTTCAGGCACTTACCTACGACGACGTACTGCTCGTTCCTGCCTACTCCGAAGTGTTGCCACGCGATACCCAAACCCAGACCCCGCTCACGCGCAAAATCACCCTCAATGTGCCTATTGTTTCTGCCGCTATGGATACCGTTACGGAGGCAGAGATGGCGATTGCGATAGCGCAAGAAGGGGGCATTGGCTTTATCCACAAAAATATGTCGATTGAAAGGCAAGCCGAACAGGTGCGCAAAGTGAAGCGTTCTGAAAGCGGTATGATTCTCGACCCCATTACCCTTCAACCCCATCAGACCCTAAAAGAAGCCAATGCGCTGATGCAGGAATTTAAAATTGGCGGTATTCCTGTCGTAGATGCCGAAGGTATCTTAGTTGGGATTCTGACCAATCGCGACTTGCGCTTTCAGAAAGATATGAGTGTTGCGGTTTCCGAAATTATGACGCGCCAAGACCTGATTACTGCGCCCGAAGGCGTGGATTTGGCACTTGCCGAAGATATTTTACAAAAATATAAAATAGAAAAACTACCTATCGTCAATGCACACTATAAATTAGTGGGGCTGATAACCTACAAGGACATTTTGAAGCGGCGCGACCGCCCTAATGCCTGCAAGGATAGCTTCGGACGCTTGCGTGTAGGAGCTGCCATAGGCGTTACTGCCGATACAATGCAGCGCGTAGAAGCCTTAGTAAAGGCAGGAGTAGATGTCGTAACGCTCGATACAGCGCATGGACATTCGAAGGGCGTGATTGAGATGCTCAAAAAGATAAAAGGCAAATTTCCAGAATTGCAGGTGGTGGTAGGAAATATTGCCACAGGCGAAGCCGCCAAAGCCTTAGCAGAGGCAGGTGCTGATGCCGTAAAAGTAGGCGTAGGACCGGGCAGCATTTGTACCACGCGCGTAGTGGCAGGTATTGGCATGCCCCAACTTTCAGCCGTCTTCGAGGCAGCGCAAGCACTCAAAGGCACAGGCGTACCCGTTATCGCTGATGGGGGGATTCGCTTTTCGGGCGATTTGGTCAAGGCTATCGCCGCAGGTGCGTCTTCTATTATGATAGGTTCGCTTTTGGCAGGAACGGACGAAGCACCGGGCGAAATGATAATTTATGAAGGGCGCAAGTTTAAATATTATCGCGGCATGGGTTCGTTGGAAGCGATGGAAGATGGCTCGAAAGACCGTTATTTTCAAGATACCGAAGACGACATCAAAAAACTCGTACCCGAAGGCATTACAGGGCGCGTTCCCTACAAGGGCAAATCTTACGAAGTCTTGTACCAATTAGTAGGCGGCTTGCGTGCAGGCATGGGTTATTGCGGTGCTGCCGATATTGCAGCCCTACAAAAGGCAAAGTTTGTCGTCATTACAGCCGCTGGCGTGCGCGAAAGCCACCCCCATGATGTAGTCATTACGCGCGAAGCACCGAATTATAGTAGGTAG
- a CDS encoding SulP family inorganic anion transporter produces the protein MKKYFNLFDFSQKVDYKIEILSGLTVALALVPEAVAFSLIAGLSPLTGLYAAFTIGLITSILGGRPGMISGATGAIAVVIVALAKSHGVEYVFATVVLAGLLQIIAGLLRLGKFIRLVPHPVMFGFVNGLAVVIFLSQLDQFKVKDGAGALQWMEGSALYLMLGLVLLTMLIIWGLPKLTKAVPASLTAILAVFGIVSFFGLDTVTVGDIASIEGGFPPFHLPEVPFTMETLVIIFPYALIVAGVGLIESLLTLNLIDEITETRGWGNKEAVAQGIANFVTGIFSGMGGCAMIGQSLINISAGARARLSGIVASVMLLIFVMYGSALIEKVPMAALTGLMIMVAIGTFEWVSVKAFNKMPKHDILVMVLVMLVTIFLHNLALAVLIGVIISALVFAWESAKRIRARKRVDEQGVKHYEIYGPLFFGSTTAFAEKFDVLNDPDEVIIDFKESRIADMSAIEAVNKITERYAKVGKKVHLRHLSGDCRRLLKNADSLIDVNIVEDPTYKVLVDSE, from the coding sequence ATGAAAAAGTATTTTAATTTATTTGATTTTAGTCAGAAAGTAGACTACAAAATAGAAATTCTATCAGGACTTACTGTCGCCTTAGCTTTAGTACCTGAAGCGGTTGCGTTTTCCTTGATAGCAGGCTTATCACCACTAACAGGCTTATATGCAGCTTTTACTATTGGCTTGATAACCTCTATTTTAGGCGGTCGTCCAGGTATGATTTCTGGTGCGACAGGCGCGATAGCAGTCGTAATCGTCGCCTTAGCCAAATCGCATGGGGTAGAGTATGTCTTTGCTACTGTGGTTTTAGCGGGTTTGTTACAAATAATAGCAGGGCTTTTGCGTTTGGGCAAGTTCATTCGCTTAGTGCCTCATCCTGTGATGTTTGGTTTTGTGAATGGTTTGGCGGTTGTTATTTTCTTGTCACAATTAGACCAATTTAAAGTGAAAGATGGGGCAGGTGCTTTGCAGTGGATGGAGGGAAGTGCGCTTTACTTGATGTTAGGTTTGGTATTGCTAACTATGCTAATCATTTGGGGTCTGCCCAAACTTACTAAGGCAGTTCCTGCCTCCCTAACTGCCATTTTAGCGGTTTTTGGTATTGTTTCCTTTTTTGGCTTGGATACGGTTACGGTGGGCGATATTGCTTCTATCGAGGGCGGTTTCCCACCTTTTCACTTGCCCGAAGTGCCATTTACGATGGAAACCTTAGTGATTATTTTTCCTTATGCACTTATTGTAGCAGGGGTAGGGTTGATAGAAAGTTTGTTAACGCTTAACCTGATAGATGAAATTACCGAAACGCGCGGTTGGGGCAATAAAGAAGCCGTAGCACAAGGCATTGCCAACTTTGTTACAGGGATCTTTTCAGGCATGGGAGGCTGTGCTATGATTGGTCAAAGTCTTATCAACATTTCAGCAGGGGCGAGAGCGCGTCTTTCGGGCATTGTAGCTTCTGTTATGCTTTTGATTTTTGTGATGTACGGCTCGGCATTGATAGAAAAAGTGCCGATGGCTGCCCTCACAGGATTGATGATTATGGTTGCGATAGGAACTTTTGAATGGGTGAGTGTCAAGGCTTTTAATAAGATGCCTAAACACGACATTTTGGTTATGGTGCTGGTGATGCTCGTTACCATTTTCCTACACAACTTAGCCTTAGCCGTACTTATCGGAGTGATTATCTCTGCTTTGGTATTTGCTTGGGAAAGTGCAAAACGCATTAGAGCAAGAAAAAGAGTTGATGAGCAAGGGGTCAAACATTATGAAATTTACGGACCTTTGTTTTTTGGCTCTACCACTGCTTTTGCTGAAAAGTTTGATGTCTTAAACGACCCTGACGAAGTTATCATTGACTTTAAAGAGAGCCGTATTGCAGATATGAGTGCCATCGAAGCGGTCAATAAAATCACGGAGCGTTATGCCAAAGTAGGAAAAAAAGTGCATTTGCGTCATCTTAGTGGTGATTGCAGGCGTTTATTAAAAAACGCAGATTCGCTCATTGATGTGAATATTGTAGAAGACCCTACTTACAAAGTTTTGGTGGATAGCGAATAA
- a CDS encoding TolC family protein, with translation MQKKSASLSPAPASMGVLLGKTLLLLVLVGFSNLLSAQNETTLPKTWTLQACLDYALENNLQVQQNNLTIESNRSTLKQAQLDRLPSLNANISHFYNFGRSLNPFTNQFINQQIQTNNLSLSGDVTIFSGFSINNTIKQNKLNVESSEFSLEEAKNNLKLNLINAYLQVVLNQQILENAQKQSESTKAQIEQTRRLVTAGTLPEVNLYQLEAQFATDKVQIVQAQNSINLAKLTLKQLMQLPAQTQMELVVPQMVAPSESLEERQLEAIFSAAENSQPQVKAARLGTQSSLLGIEISKARLLPTLSFGFQANTNYSSANKTLPDLTKEPIFSGIDTLGYIPDASGLPQDYVVRPRFSLQEKEFGFFSQIREAFRQGFGFSLQIPIFNRFQTRNAIQQATIRAKQSEVNEKIVINQLRQTIEQAYLDARASEASYRANLERVKALQEAFRASEKRYELGAANLTDYTLAKNNLAAAENDLLRAQYDFIFKVKVLDFYQGKPLEIE, from the coding sequence ATGCAAAAAAAATCTGCTTCTCTCTCTCCTGCCCCTGCGTCTATGGGCGTGCTGCTGGGTAAGACGCTTCTCCTTTTGGTCTTGGTAGGATTTTCTAATCTGCTCTCTGCCCAAAACGAAACTACCCTACCCAAAACTTGGACGCTACAAGCCTGCCTCGACTATGCCTTAGAAAATAATTTGCAGGTACAACAAAACAACCTCACCATTGAAAGCAATCGTTCTACCCTCAAACAAGCCCAACTCGATAGATTGCCCTCGCTTAATGCCAATATTTCGCATTTCTACAACTTCGGACGCTCGCTAAACCCTTTTACCAACCAATTCATCAACCAACAAATTCAGACCAATAACCTTTCCCTTTCGGGTGATGTAACCATTTTTAGCGGCTTTTCCATCAATAATACCATCAAACAAAACAAACTCAATGTAGAAAGCAGCGAATTTTCTTTGGAAGAAGCCAAAAACAACCTCAAACTCAATCTCATCAATGCCTACTTGCAGGTAGTTTTGAATCAGCAAATTTTAGAAAATGCCCAAAAACAGAGCGAATCTACAAAGGCACAAATAGAGCAAACCCGCCGCTTGGTAACCGCTGGAACGCTCCCCGAAGTCAATCTATACCAATTAGAAGCCCAATTCGCTACCGACAAAGTGCAGATTGTGCAGGCGCAAAATAGCATCAACCTCGCCAAACTAACCCTCAAACAACTGATGCAACTCCCTGCCCAAACGCAAATGGAACTTGTCGTTCCGCAAATGGTAGCTCCTTCGGAATCGTTGGAAGAACGGCAATTAGAAGCGATTTTTAGCGCGGCAGAAAACAGTCAGCCACAGGTAAAGGCGGCGCGTTTGGGTACGCAAAGTTCGCTCTTGGGTATTGAAATTTCTAAGGCACGCCTACTGCCTACTCTAAGTTTCGGCTTTCAAGCCAATACCAACTATTCGAGTGCCAACAAGACGCTGCCCGACTTAACCAAAGAGCCTATTTTTAGCGGCATAGACACCTTGGGCTACATTCCCGATGCCAGCGGATTGCCGCAAGACTATGTAGTGCGCCCCCGTTTTAGCCTGCAAGAAAAGGAATTTGGCTTCTTTTCCCAGATACGCGAAGCCTTCCGACAAGGCTTTGGTTTTAGCCTACAAATTCCAATTTTCAACCGTTTCCAAACGCGAAATGCTATCCAACAAGCCACCATTCGCGCCAAGCAAAGTGAAGTCAATGAAAAAATTGTCATCAACCAGTTGCGCCAGACCATCGAGCAAGCCTATTTAGACGCGCGTGCGTCAGAGGCAAGCTATCGCGCCAATCTCGAACGTGTGAAAGCCTTGCAAGAAGCCTTCCGCGCCAGCGAAAAACGCTATGAATTGGGGGCTGCCAATCTTACCGATTATACGCTTGCTAAAAATAATTTGGCGGCGGCTGAAAATGATTTGCTTCGCGCCCAATATGATTTCATTTTCAAGGTCAAGGTCTTAGATTTTTATCAGGGCAAGCCTTTGGAGATAGAATAA
- a CDS encoding GEVED domain-containing protein codes for MNIRTITVSLFFLALLLVGNLANAQQNRNCHSMEHLEALKASHPESETRMRQIESFTQEYIRNQRNSREQNNVYTIPVVVHVIYRTSTENISEAQINSQIAVLNQDFRKTNADANNAPSEFAPLAADTEIQFVLATTDPSGNPTTGITRTSTTVSSFSTNDAMKYTAQGGRNAWDTQRYLNIWVCNLGGGILGYAQFPGSGSAATDGVVVGHNYFGTTGTAQAPFNRGRTTTHEVGHWLNLRHIWGDGNCNADDFVTDTPTAGAPNYGCPSYPSKSCNSNGGFTSDMFMNYMDYVDDACMYMFTTGQKNRMRAVLASGGFRATLVAGSGGGTTPPADPQYCASKGNSVADEWIQSVNIGGNTQTTGSNGGYSDRTATVINLSKGVSTSVSLTPGFAGTAYNEYWRIWIDLNNDKDFDDAGELVFDAGAVSNTTVNGAFTVPTSAITGNTRMRVSMKYNGAPTACETFSYGEVEDYTVNLGGATASCNAPTGVNVSAVTASSFTVSWNAVSGATAYSVEVRPVGGTWTALSASSTSLNLTGASASTTYEVRVRTVCGSTNSNYSSTVTVTTAAPPAVSYCASRGNSVADEWIQRVQFGSINNNSGANGGYGNFTNLSTTLNRGTSYTLTITPAWSGTVYREGYAVWIDWNQDGDFADAGEQVVTVARTNATPISRTISVPTTALAGATRMRISMKYNATPTACETFSYGEVEDYTVVIATASSNVNPADDHVASQQRETQGGDLKEGDIAFSLYPNPAQTVLNVRLGFVGEGAKVSIISVTGAEVYQTTLQNQENELTISHLKSGMYILSVTDGREVFTQKFIKE; via the coding sequence ATGAATATCCGTACAATTACCGTTTCTCTGTTCTTTTTAGCCCTACTTTTGGTAGGAAATTTGGCAAATGCTCAACAAAACCGCAACTGCCACTCGATGGAACACTTAGAAGCCCTGAAAGCAAGCCACCCCGAAAGCGAAACGCGCATGCGCCAAATAGAGAGCTTCACGCAAGAATATATCCGAAATCAGAGAAATAGCAGAGAACAAAATAACGTCTATACCATTCCCGTAGTTGTGCATGTGATTTATCGCACTTCTACCGAAAATATCAGCGAGGCACAAATCAATTCTCAAATTGCGGTTTTGAATCAGGACTTCCGCAAGACCAACGCCGACGCAAACAACGCACCTTCTGAATTTGCACCTTTGGCAGCCGACACCGAAATACAGTTTGTATTAGCCACTACCGACCCAAGCGGCAATCCTACCACAGGTATCACGCGCACTTCCACTACCGTAAGTTCTTTTAGCACCAACGATGCCATGAAATACACCGCACAAGGCGGACGCAACGCTTGGGATACCCAACGCTACCTCAATATTTGGGTCTGCAACTTAGGCGGCGGCATTTTAGGCTATGCGCAGTTTCCGGGAAGCGGCTCGGCAGCAACCGACGGCGTAGTAGTAGGACACAACTATTTTGGCACCACAGGCACAGCGCAAGCACCTTTCAATAGAGGTCGTACTACCACACACGAAGTAGGACATTGGCTCAATTTGCGCCACATCTGGGGCGATGGCAACTGTAATGCAGACGACTTTGTAACAGACACGCCTACGGCAGGCGCACCCAACTATGGCTGCCCTTCTTATCCTTCAAAATCTTGCAATAGCAATGGCGGTTTCACAAGCGATATGTTTATGAACTATATGGACTATGTAGATGACGCTTGTATGTATATGTTCACCACAGGTCAGAAAAATCGTATGCGTGCAGTATTGGCTTCGGGCGGATTCCGCGCTACTTTGGTAGCTGGAAGCGGCGGCGGTACTACGCCTCCTGCCGACCCACAATATTGTGCCTCAAAAGGCAATAGTGTAGCCGACGAGTGGATTCAGAGCGTCAATATTGGTGGAAACACACAGACCACAGGCAGCAACGGCGGTTATTCAGACCGTACCGCTACGGTTATCAATCTAAGCAAAGGCGTTTCTACCAGCGTATCGCTCACGCCCGGTTTTGCAGGAACGGCTTACAATGAATATTGGAGAATTTGGATTGATTTAAACAATGATAAAGATTTTGATGATGCAGGCGAACTTGTCTTTGATGCAGGTGCAGTGAGCAATACGACGGTAAATGGTGCTTTCACCGTTCCTACTTCGGCAATTACGGGCAATACACGTATGCGCGTTTCGATGAAATACAACGGTGCGCCTACGGCTTGCGAAACTTTTTCTTACGGCGAGGTAGAAGATTATACTGTCAATTTGGGCGGCGCAACTGCCTCTTGTAATGCACCTACGGGCGTAAACGTTTCAGCCGTAACTGCTTCTTCTTTCACCGTTTCATGGAATGCCGTTTCAGGCGCAACGGCTTACAGTGTGGAAGTTCGTCCTGTGGGCGGCACTTGGACAGCCCTAAGCGCAAGCTCTACTTCTCTTAATTTGACAGGTGCAAGTGCTTCTACCACTTACGAAGTGCGCGTCCGTACCGTATGCGGAAGTACCAACAGCAACTACTCTTCAACCGTTACGGTTACGACTGCTGCGCCCCCTGCCGTTTCTTACTGCGCTTCAAGAGGCAATAGTGTAGCCGACGAGTGGATTCAGCGCGTACAGTTTGGCTCTATCAATAACAATTCGGGTGCAAATGGTGGTTATGGCAATTTTACAAACCTTTCCACTACCCTAAATCGCGGCACAAGCTACACCCTGACCATCACCCCTGCTTGGAGCGGCACAGTGTATAGAGAAGGCTATGCCGTTTGGATTGACTGGAATCAAGATGGCGACTTTGCAGATGCAGGCGAGCAAGTAGTTACGGTAGCACGCACCAACGCCACGCCTATCAGCCGCACCATTAGCGTACCCACTACTGCCCTTGCTGGCGCAACCCGTATGCGTATCTCTATGAAATACAACGCCACACCTACGGCTTGTGAAACGTTCTCTTATGGCGAAGTAGAAGACTACACCGTTGTCATTGCCACAGCAAGCAGCAATGTAAATCCTGCCGACGACCATGTAGCTTCACAGCAGCGCGAAACACAAGGCGGCGATTTGAAAGAAGGCGACATTGCGTTCTCTTTGTATCCTAATCCTGCCCAAACAGTTTTGAACGTCCGCTTAGGTTTTGTAGGCGAAGGGGCAAAAGTGAGCATCATCAGCGTAACAGGTGCAGAAGTGTATCAGACAACGCTTCAAAATCAAGAAAATGAACTGACCATCAGCCACTTAAAAAGCGGTATGTATATCCTTTCCGTAACCGACGGCAGAGAGGTATTCACCCAAAAGTTCATCAAAGAGTAA